aaatggatgtgGTCGGGCTACCTATAGTCATTGGTATGAGTTGAACAGAGGTAATaagttttgttttaagtatataGTTATTCAACCCATGTCATGTCAACTAGTATAAAATAAGTGTAaagtgtaacattactcttttgataaaaaagaaaaccagtTAAATGAATCATTAATTCAGGGAAGACTGAAGTTAAGCACCTACCTAGGAATTAAACCATCACCCCCACCTTATGCCTCGATGAGTtgacttccaaaaaaaaaaaaaaaaaaagcgcttGCCATTCAAATAAAGCGCGCTAGCATGCAAGCTCCTGGCCTCTTAGCTTAcgataataatatttataattgaGCTTTATAAGGCCGTTAACATTATGGGCGAAATAAATCTAATTCATCCTTACTATAATAAAATAGTCAAACAATCTTCTAGTGCAAATCATGAcggttattaatttttttttttctaagcatgcATGGCAGTTATAGAATATTAATAAAGCGACATAGTCTCTTCTATATACCACAAGTGTAGCTAACATATTCAatatatcatgcatgcatggttcATAGACTAATGAAAAGTATGTGCAAAAAATCCGAAAATGATCTTATGTTTTCCTCTTCCCTATATTTATATGGTGAAGGTGTTTAGGTTGTTATAACTTGAGAGTATAGATACATGTGAATAAATTAACCACCTATATGTTCGGAATTCATTATGTATCTTGTAGGTGATACAATTGAtcataaaatgattaaaaaattggGTTGATCCAGAATTTTATAGCTGAATCTAACTAATTATATATAACACACTTTAATTTTAGGCTATACATGCCCCAATGTTAATCTAAAGTTATAGAACCATGTGATAGTCTgtggatttttttgttgtgtgtacataaattttgttaattactaACATTAACTATTAATTGTAGTTCAATATCAATAAGAGAGGTATTATATATAACCCACAAAGAAGCACAAACAAAGTTGGAGAAAAATCCTACCATGCTCCCCTAGTACCTTCCCTACTATTGTTTTACCTTTATTCTTTGAGAGTTTTGCTATATTAAATATTCCTCACTAGAAGCTTCTTCGAACGATTCGTTGGATAGTTCAAATTAATCTTAAGAACTCGGATAGAATTACTTCGTATTCACACCTCTTTGCTATGATTTTTTTACATCCATAAGCTCCATATACCAACGGCACCATACTTTGGTTGGACTCTATATATACAGATATCCATCTCTTCATCAAACAATAACATCAAATCACAAAAGCATTCAAAATGAGAGCTCGGATACTCTTCGGCCTTACCTTAGCCTTACTTTTCATCTATGgtgtatcttttcttcttcttgtcaaTGATTATGTTCTTTCTATATATAGATCTAACTCATAAGTGAATACTATTGCACAAGAATCCATAAATTTTCCTCCCCATCTTGACACAAActctattttataaaatcatttcCTATTAAAGAGATACAACCCATTTATTTATGTGATAATTAATAAGTTAATCTGTTAATTTGTTGCATGCAAGATAtgcttttattaattttaagtgGTGACAAGGAGTTTGGTTCATGTTGCGTTCATATCTGCAGGTGCCCACTCTGCTACAATAACTGTAACAAATAATTGTCCATCCACTATTTGGCTAGGAGACCTAACATCAGCTCAGCAACCTCAATTGTCAAACACTGGATTTGAACTAGCATCCACATCATTAAATGTCCCAACTCCGTGGAATGGCCGATTTTGGGCCCGAACTAGATGCTCCATAGATGGGTCGGGAAAGTTCACTTGTGCTACTACGGATTGTGGCTCCAGTCAGGTTTCATGCAATGGCAACGGTGCAGCCCCACCAACGTCTTTGGTAGAAATCACCATAACACCAAGTGGCAGACAAGATTTCTACGATATCAACCTGGTAAATGGCTTCAACTTGCCTGTATCAGTAGCTCCACAGGGTGGTTCTGGTTCGTGCACCGCACCTAGCTGTGCTGCCAATGTGAACGCAGCTTGCCCGACAGAGCTACAAGTGAAAACATCTTATGGGAGCGTGATTAGTTGCAAGAGTGCACGCATAGAATTCAATCAGCCACAATATTGTTGCACTGGTGGTTATAGTACCTCAACTACATGCCCACCTACGAACTACTCTATATTCTTCAAGAACCAGTGCCCTCGTGCCTATAGTTATGCCTATGATGATGCTATTCGCCTCTTTTCGTGCTCCGGTGGACCTAACTATAGTATCACGTTCCTTTCTCTACAATAAAACGAAAACGGAAACAAATAACTTGCCCATCAACTATATATAGGAAGgaacattaatatatatatatatatatatatatatatatcaataatGAATATagaattgaattttatatgctTTATGTGGTGGAAAAACTAAATAATGAAAACTTGTTCTAGCTCGTCCTTGTAGACGGGCAATATTATATCTCTAGCCGTGCTTATATATGATCAAGATCAAAAGTTTTATCCAGCTAGCTGCCATTGGATCAGAAGCTTGCTTCTTCCcacaaggtatatatatatatatacctataaAGTTTATTGAATAATGTTACACAtactttcacttttctatacctAATTCCTCACACATACTCATAAATAACTTTTAGTACCTTCCAATTACATGTTGACATGTATTAATAAATTGTAAAAGTGTTGCaagtttaacatttttcaaatgaataaataaGAGACAAGTTATACCTTACCGCCTATAAATTATATGAACTTTGAGTACTGATCGAAATTGAGAAGTGCcaatattattttgaaatgcCCCTATTTATGTGAAATTTGAAACCTGACTAACctccctttcatttttttttttcttcttctaattaattaatctccCCTTCATCTTAGAACGCGATGTCTAATATTGACTCTAATGCTTCTTAGTATTGAAATTACGTACAATATTTCCACATTATTTAGTTAGGCCATTCACACAACATATATGAGATACGTACTAATTAATGAcaacacgtcactaattaattaattaggttttGAGTTCCAACGATAGAATAGGATTGTCTCTCAATtgaaaaatatctattttatgaATCAGATATTTTGTTCTTCCAGAAGATAACATTTTGGGTCCAGTCCAGCTCATCCtttatgcatgcatatatagtAAATACAGGGATTGCTTGGTAGACCATGCCACCTATATTTTCTGGAAGCAGACAaatctatatataatttgtcTGATTCCAAACCACGTTGAAATTAATCAGACAAATTATAAGTTAGTTCGCATGGGTATGTCTTTTCCACAGCTGAAAATTCTATGCACGTAACGTTGTCGGTTGTAGTTTTGTAAGCAAGCGActacatgagaggctaaaacatTGACAACCAGCTTGTAGAAtaccaaataacaaaaatggaTTTGCCTCCCGTTCTCAAAAACTGACACATATGTAAAAAACACCCCCAAtcaattcaaattcaatcaCATTTATTTAGTTACTCCGTATCTCGCGGGTGTAATTATGTGTTCATACGAGGCTGCGGTCGCGACCCATTAGCATACGACGACGCAATACCCACTTGAAGTCAAAGGAGGAACATTCACGCATGTTGGAAGTGCACGAACTTACGTCGAAACCAAGTTTCACTCATGGTGAGCCTTGAAAGTCGCGTTTAAGGCTCTATATAAACCGCTCCAAGTTCATAAGATTAGCACCACAATACTCAACCCAGAGCAACTAGTCTATTACAAATTATAATGATGAAAACCCTTGCACTCTTCGGCCTTGCCTTGGCCTTCTGTTTCCTATCTGGTATATATCTCATTGTCtagttataatatattaattagcaAATTGCTCatttactcatttactcaataaaatTGTGTATCTCCTACTTATTTATTGCAtgcaagttatatatatacttcaaaatacaatttatcctcaaaacttaagctaatatgaaaaaatgaatttgaTGATCATTGActatttttttgacaatttatgTTGTGCAGGTGCTCATGCTGCTAAAATAACTTTCACAAACAACTGTCCAACAACTGTTTGGCCAGGAACTCTAACTGCGGACCAAAAACCCCAGTTGTCAACTACTGGATTTGAGCTGGCATCCAAAGCATCCTCATCAGTTGATGTCCAAGCTCCATGGATAGGCCGGTTCTGGGCCCGAACACGTTGCACCACGGATGCCTCAGGAAAGTTCTCTTGCGAAACTGCTGATTGTGCCTCTGGCCAGGTTGCATGCAACGGCGCCGGTGCAATCCCACCGGCATCTTTGGTAGAAATCAACG
Above is a genomic segment from Corylus avellana chromosome ca9, CavTom2PMs-1.0 containing:
- the LOC132191589 gene encoding thaumatin-like protein 1; amino-acid sequence: MRARILFGLTLALLFIYGAHSATITVTNNCPSTIWLGDLTSAQQPQLSNTGFELASTSLNVPTPWNGRFWARTRCSIDGSGKFTCATTDCGSSQVSCNGNGAAPPTSLVEITITPSGRQDFYDINLVNGFNLPVSVAPQGGSGSCTAPSCAANVNAACPTELQVKTSYGSVISCKSARIEFNQPQYCCTGGYSTSTTCPPTNYSIFFKNQCPRAYSYAYDDAIRLFSCSGGPNYSITFLSLQ